The Funiculus sociatus GB2-C1 genome window below encodes:
- a CDS encoding transposase — protein sequence DEIIAYFDNRTTSGVVEGINNKLKLIKRSAYGFRNFENYRIRCLLTWHFNY from the coding sequence GATGAAATTATTGCTTACTTTGACAACCGAACTACGAGTGGTGTTGTTGAGGGTATTAACAATAAGCTCAAGTTGATTAAACGCTCTGCTTATGGGTTTAGGAATTTTGAAAATTACCGAATTAGATGTTTACTTACTTGGCATTTTAATTATTGA